A single Candidatus Stygibacter australis DNA region contains:
- a CDS encoding T9SS type A sorting domain-containing protein — FTSDAPVSTKLMNAYPNPFNPVTTIAYQTSEAGNVNVSVYNVKGQKVAELANNHQEAGTHNVVWNAAGEASGIYFVKMTASGTEQIQKVILMK, encoded by the coding sequence ATTTCACATCAGATGCACCTGTATCAACTAAACTGATGAATGCTTATCCTAATCCCTTCAATCCTGTAACAACAATTGCTTATCAGACCTCAGAAGCTGGTAATGTAAATGTATCAGTTTATAACGTGAAAGGACAGAAGGTAGCAGAACTTGCTAATAATCATCAGGAAGCAGGAACACATAACGTAGTGTGGAATGCTGCCGGAGAGGCAAGTGGGATATACTTTGTAAAGATGACTGCAAGTGGAACAGAACAGATTCAGAAAGTGATTCTGATGAAATAA